ACTTCACAAGCCCTCTAATGAATCAACCGACAAAGGTGGTGTACCTTGGGTCACTTccttttgatcaaactgAACAGCAGGTGCTAGAAGTTGCAAGAAGTGTGGGGCCTGTAGTTGACTTcaaattattttttgatcaagaaactGGGAAACCGAAGGGCTATGCCTATGTGGAGTATCAAGACATGGAAACAGCTGCCAGCGCTGTCAGGAACTTGAACAATTATACAATGGGAAACAGAAACATCAAATGCTCGTATTCAGGACGATTAAGCATCGAAGATAACATAGCAGAATCAGGCGATGGGATCAAACTACCTCCTTTACCTTTAGGAATTGACTTGATCGGTACTTCAGACCCGACAGAATTAACGTTTAAGGTGGTGGAGACTTTGGAGTATAATAAGCTCCTTTCTGTACTGAAGGAGGCTCGTTCAATGGCCAAGACGTCGCCGTTAGCGAtgaagaaacttttggatGAAAACCCAC
This window of the Komagataella phaffii GS115 chromosome 2, complete sequence genome carries:
- a CDS encoding Cleavage and polyadenylation factor I (CF I) component; the encoded protein is MNQPTKVVYLGSLPFDQTEQQVLEVARSVGPVVDFKLFFDQETGKPKGYAYVEYQDMETAASAVRNLNNYTMGNRNIKCSYSGRLSIEDNIAESGDGIKLPPLPLGIDLIGTSDPTELTFKVVETLEYNKLLSVLKEARSMAKTSPLAMKKLLDENPQLAYALVHAGNLTHKMSPDDINAVLAKPVANGVQNAAAQEFASLPLQAQEQIRAVCALTQNQIEQLQPSEKNMIIQLKEKYSNVVNNI